Proteins encoded within one genomic window of Streptomyces profundus:
- the orn gene encoding oligoribonuclease, translating to MNDRMVWIDCEMTGLSLADDALVEVAALVTDSELNVLGEGVDVVIRPPDAALDSMPEVVRAMHTASGLLDELPGGRTLAEAEELVLEYVRSEAPEAGKSPLCGNTIGTDRGFLARDMPALEGHLHYRVIDVSSVKELARRWYPRAYFNSPQKSGNHRALADIRESIAELRYYREAIFVPQPGPDSETARRIAAQQVPPG from the coding sequence ATGAACGATCGCATGGTGTGGATCGACTGCGAGATGACCGGTCTCTCGCTGGCCGACGACGCGCTCGTGGAGGTCGCCGCCCTGGTGACCGACTCCGAGCTGAATGTGCTGGGCGAGGGGGTGGACGTGGTGATCCGTCCGCCGGACGCGGCGCTGGACTCGATGCCCGAGGTGGTGCGCGCCATGCATACGGCCTCGGGGCTGCTCGACGAGCTGCCGGGCGGGCGCACGCTCGCCGAGGCCGAGGAGCTGGTCCTTGAGTACGTCCGCTCGGAGGCCCCCGAGGCGGGCAAGAGCCCGCTCTGCGGGAACACCATCGGCACCGACCGGGGCTTCCTCGCCAGGGACATGCCCGCGCTCGAAGGGCATCTCCACTACCGCGTGATCGATGTGTCCTCGGTCAAGGAGCTGGCCAGGCGCTGGTATCCCAGGGCGTACTTCAACAGCCCGCAGAAGAGCGGCAACCACCGCGCGCTGGCGGACATCAGGGAGTCCATCGCCGAGCTGCGCTACTACCGCGAGGCGATCTTCGTTCCGCAGCCGGGGCCGGACTCCGAGACGGCCCGGCGGATCGCCGCCCAGCAGGTGCCCCCCGGCTAA
- a CDS encoding DUF2637 domain-containing protein has translation MMHDSRSATWSPGTEDTGVFLPPDLHPVAGGWGFADETARLTDLLKQDELPTQPPPRHRRARTRVPAAREPAKVRWLRWASLFLAALAAVLVAMLSVLGGLVSYQPLREAAAPGQSHLLNAYWPLLVYGPWLVASLCILRGALHQRTTRHSWVVVVLFSGLAVCLCVAQAPLTAVDIAVAAVPPISALVAFHQIVRQLTLTNPPRHALPRQRTGHHRA, from the coding sequence ATGATGCACGACTCCCGAAGCGCGACCTGGTCGCCCGGCACGGAGGACACGGGCGTCTTCCTGCCCCCCGATCTCCATCCGGTCGCCGGCGGCTGGGGCTTCGCCGACGAGACGGCGCGGCTCACCGACCTGCTGAAGCAGGACGAGCTGCCGACGCAGCCGCCGCCCCGCCACCGCCGGGCCAGGACCCGGGTGCCCGCCGCCCGGGAGCCCGCCAAGGTGCGGTGGCTGCGCTGGGCGAGCCTGTTCCTGGCCGCGCTGGCCGCCGTGCTGGTGGCGATGCTCAGCGTTCTCGGCGGGCTGGTGAGCTACCAGCCGCTGCGCGAGGCGGCGGCCCCGGGACAGTCGCATCTGCTGAACGCCTACTGGCCGCTGCTGGTCTACGGGCCCTGGCTGGTCGCCTCGCTCTGCATCCTGCGCGGCGCCCTGCACCAGCGCACCACCCGGCACTCCTGGGTCGTGGTGGTGCTCTTCTCCGGCCTCGCCGTCTGCCTCTGTGTGGCCCAGGCGCCGCTGACCGCGGTGGACATCGCGGTGGCCGCCGTGCCCCCGATCTCCGCGCTGGTCGCCTTCCACCAGATCGTCCGGCAGTTGACGCTGACCAACCCGCCCCGGCACGCCCTGCCCCGGCAGCGCACGGGCCACCACCGGGCCTGA
- the aroA gene encoding 3-phosphoshikimate 1-carboxyvinyltransferase, which yields MTDRSETLAHWPAPFASGAVDATVTVPGSKSVTNRALILAALAADPGWLRRPLRSRDTLLMAEALRSLGIAIEETVSSSSAVSGLPEGRGEAWRVFPASPQAPARVDVGNAGTVMRFLPPLAALAEGPVRFDGDARSYERPLHGVIDALRVLGARIDDEGRGSLPMTVLGAGSLDGGRVSLDASSSSQFISALLLSAPRFNQGVEVRHVGERLPSLPHIRMTVDMLRRAGAQVDTPDSGGEPNVWRVTAGALLGRDLVIEPDLSNAQPFLAAALITGGRVTIPDWPARTTQPGDALRRLFTEMGGVCELDERGLTFTGSGRVLGIDADLSEVGELTPGIAAVAALAEGESTLRGVGHLRLHETDRLAALTEEINALGGDVTETEDGLRIRPRPLHGGVFRTYEDHRLATAGALLGLVVKDIEVENIATTGKTMPDFPELWHGMLAPEGPGAAGARD from the coding sequence ATGACCGATCGCAGTGAGACCCTGGCCCACTGGCCCGCGCCTTTCGCCTCAGGCGCGGTGGACGCGACCGTGACGGTGCCCGGCTCCAAGTCGGTCACCAACCGCGCCCTGATCCTGGCGGCGCTGGCCGCCGACCCCGGCTGGCTGCGCCGCCCGCTGCGCTCCCGGGACACCCTGCTGATGGCCGAGGCGCTCCGCTCCCTCGGCATCGCCATCGAGGAGACGGTCTCCTCCAGCTCCGCCGTCTCCGGGCTGCCCGAGGGGCGGGGCGAGGCGTGGCGGGTGTTCCCGGCCAGTCCGCAGGCCCCGGCCCGGGTGGACGTGGGCAACGCGGGCACGGTGATGCGCTTTCTGCCTCCGCTGGCCGCGCTCGCCGAGGGGCCCGTCCGCTTCGACGGCGACGCCCGGTCGTACGAGCGCCCGTTGCACGGGGTGATCGACGCGCTGCGGGTGCTGGGCGCGCGGATCGACGACGAGGGGCGCGGCTCGCTGCCGATGACGGTGCTGGGCGCGGGATCGCTGGACGGCGGCCGGGTGTCCCTCGACGCCTCGTCGTCCTCGCAGTTCATCAGCGCGCTGCTGTTGTCGGCGCCGCGCTTCAACCAGGGCGTCGAGGTCCGGCATGTGGGCGAGCGGCTGCCCTCGCTGCCGCATATCCGGATGACCGTCGACATGCTGCGCCGGGCCGGCGCCCAGGTGGACACCCCGGATTCGGGGGGCGAGCCCAACGTGTGGCGGGTCACGGCGGGCGCGCTGCTCGGCCGCGATCTGGTGATCGAGCCCGATCTCTCCAACGCCCAGCCGTTCCTGGCCGCCGCGCTGATCACGGGCGGCCGGGTCACCATCCCCGACTGGCCGGCCCGCACCACGCAGCCGGGGGACGCGCTGCGTCGCCTCTTCACGGAGATGGGCGGCGTCTGCGAGCTGGACGAGCGGGGGCTGACCTTCACGGGCAGCGGTCGGGTGCTGGGCATCGACGCGGATCTGAGCGAGGTGGGGGAGCTGACCCCCGGCATCGCCGCCGTCGCGGCGCTGGCCGAGGGGGAGTCCACCCTGCGTGGCGTCGGCCATCTGCGGCTGCACGAGACGGACCGGCTGGCCGCGCTCACCGAGGAGATCAACGCGCTGGGCGGCGATGTCACCGAGACGGAGGACGGGCTGCGCATCCGCCCGCGCCCGCTGCACGGCGGCGTCTTCCGCACCTACGAGGACCACCGGCTGGCCACGGCGGGCGCGCTGCTCGGCCTGGTGGTGAAGGACATCGAGGTGGAGAACATCGCCACCACGGGCAAGACCATGCCGGACTTCCCCGAGCTGTGGCACGGCATGCTGGCCCCCGAGGGGCCAGGGGCGGCAGGGGCGAGGGACTAG
- a CDS encoding M50 family metallopeptidase, with translation MDIADFEELWDRVTGTQPTPELWLIVGTAVVALAAVVPFGAWRLARNTITIAHEGGHGLVALLSGRRLEGIRLHSDTSGLTVSRGKPTGIGMVLTAAAGYTAPSLLGLGGAALLGEGRITALLWGATALLLALLVMVRNAYGLLTVLLTCALFLLVSWLTEPEVQAAFAYLVVWFLLLGGVRPVFELQTKRRRGAARDSDADQLARLTNVPALAWLILFHAVTFASLIGGAGWLLDR, from the coding sequence ATGGACATCGCGGATTTCGAGGAGCTGTGGGATCGGGTCACCGGGACCCAGCCCACCCCCGAGTTGTGGCTCATAGTCGGGACGGCCGTCGTCGCGTTGGCGGCGGTCGTGCCGTTCGGCGCGTGGCGGTTGGCCCGGAACACCATCACCATCGCGCACGAGGGCGGGCACGGCCTGGTGGCGTTGCTCAGCGGGCGGCGCCTTGAGGGGATCCGGCTGCATTCGGACACTTCAGGGCTGACCGTTTCCCGGGGCAAACCCACCGGGATCGGCATGGTCCTCACCGCGGCGGCCGGCTACACGGCCCCCTCGCTGCTGGGTCTCGGCGGCGCCGCGCTGCTCGGCGAGGGGCGGATCACGGCGCTGCTGTGGGGGGCCACGGCGCTGCTGCTCGCCCTGCTGGTGATGGTGCGCAACGCCTACGGCCTGCTGACCGTGCTGCTCACCTGTGCGCTGTTCCTGCTGGTCTCCTGGCTCACCGAGCCGGAGGTGCAGGCCGCCTTCGCCTATCTGGTCGTGTGGTTCCTGCTGTTGGGCGGGGTGCGCCCGGTCTTCGAGCTACAGACGAAGCGGCGCAGGGGCGCGGCGCGCGATTCGGACGCCGACCAGCTCGCCCGGCTGACCAATGTGCCGGCCCTCGCCTGGCTGATCCTCTTTCACGCGGTCACGTTCGCCTCGTTGATCGGTGGCGCGGGGTGGCTGCTTGACCGTTGA